In a genomic window of Brettanomyces nanus chromosome 1, complete sequence:
- the RPS25A gene encoding ribosomal 40S subunit protein S25A (BUSCO:EOG09344QRP), whose protein sequence is MPAKVQATKAAKAAAAAAGSKKSKKKWSKGKVKDKADHVVILDQEKYDRILKEVPTYRFISVSVLVDRLKIGGSIARVALKQMERDGLIKAVDKHSKQWIYTRATA, encoded by the coding sequence ATGCCTGCTAAAGTTCAAGCAACTAAAGCTGCTAAGGCTGCCGCCGCCGCAGCTGGTTCTAAAAAaagtaagaagaagtggtCTAAGGGAAAGGTTAAGGATAAGGCCGACCATGTTGTCATTTTGGATCAGGAGAAGTATGACAGAATTCTCAAGGAGGTTCCAACTTACAGATTtatttctgtttctgttcttGTTGACAGATTAAAAATTGGTGGATCTATTGCCAGAGTTGCTTTGAAGCAGATGGAGAGAGATGGTCTCATCAAGGCTGTTGACAAGCACTCCAAGCAGTGGATTTACACTCGTGCTACTGCTTAA
- a CDS encoding uncharacterized protein (EggNog:ENOG41) encodes MTSKEFKRPLNEVPKHKKLVKKAKPAKPFIKTIWLVGHSLTLVMGSVYTSYFLLFRSHSSRISFYAYRLSLMGVMLSYCCTIASQFNKKSLPSYRSLLGTLNFQYLLLSVVWFFNRGSLFKIFPYLVVSTMQLASKFNVKPVLKLSSKLKVITAYDEVFIFVVLLVDVIFLRSTSGYALVIYAAMYWLRVIQSEDTRHLLFTVVGKLDSFMSNQKNPKVAESWSVVKNFLTAKNDRFQAEFLA; translated from the coding sequence ATGACTTCAAAAGAATTTAAGAGGCCCTTGAACGAGGTGCCCAAGCACAAaaaattggtgaagaaagcCAAACCAGCCAAACCATTCATCAAAACCATATGGTTGGTAGGTCACAGCCTTACGCTTGTAATGGGCTCTGTCTACACTTCATATTTTCTACTGTTCCGTTCGCACTCTTCCCGGATTTCGTTCTACGCCTACAGATTGTCGTTGATGGGTGTCATGTTGTCTTACTGCTGCACAATCGCTTCTCAATTCAACAAGAAGTCTCTACCTTCTTATCGTTCCCTATTGGGAACTCTCAACTTTCAATACCTACTTCTTAGTGTGGTGTGGTTCTTTAACAGAGGCTCCctcttcaaaatattcCCATACTTGGTCGTTTCAACAATGCAATTGGCTTCCAAGTTCAACGTGAAACCCGTGCTCAAACTTTCATCCAAATTAAAAGTTATCACTGCCTACGACGAAgttttcatctttgtcGTGTTGCTTGTTGACGTCATTTTCCTAAGAAGTACTTCAGGATATGCTTTAGTTATTTACGCTGCCATGTATTGGCTAAGAGTTATCCAGAGCGAGGATACAAGACATTTACTTTTCACTGTAGTTGGTAAACTAGACAGCTTCATGTCTaatcagaagaatccaAAGGTGGCCGAGTCGTGGTCTGTTGTTAAGAATTTCTTGACGGCTAAAAATGACCGTTTCCAAGCCGAATTCCTCGCTTAG